A stretch of the Arthrobacter stackebrandtii genome encodes the following:
- a CDS encoding MFS transporter — MTTSKTAARTPSPRAVVTTLAFCGIVVSLMQTLIIPLIPGLPGMLNTTAANASWAITATLLAGAVVTPIGGRLGDMFGKRRILLLSLAAMVAGSVLCALTDSLTIVVAGRALQGLAMGAIPLGISIMRDLLPPARVGPAIATMSATMGVGGAVGLPLAAFIAQSANWQVLFWAAAALGLSCLAAVWLVLPESAVRTPAKFDGVGSLGLAVGLLALLVPVTKGGGWGWGSLPTLGMFAFAAVALLAWGFYELRIPAPLVDLRVSARPQVLFTNLASIMIGFAMYGTSLIFPQLLMAPAATGYGLGQSMLMTGLALAPGGLVMMALSPVSARLSARRGPKTTLILGALVIAAGYAVALFLNAEMWQVIVSSMVISAGVGLAFAAMPALIMGAVPVTETGAANGLNSLMRAIGTSTSAAVMSVVLASMTMSVGPLSLPTLGAFRVTFTIAVGAAVLSAVLAAFIPRTAAPGGSDPSMRPAKQTAPAT; from the coding sequence GTGACCACCAGCAAGACCGCAGCACGCACCCCTTCCCCGCGGGCAGTCGTCACCACCTTGGCATTCTGCGGGATCGTGGTCTCGCTCATGCAGACCTTGATCATCCCGTTGATCCCCGGCCTGCCCGGCATGCTCAACACCACCGCCGCGAACGCCTCCTGGGCCATCACGGCCACCCTTTTGGCGGGCGCCGTGGTGACCCCGATTGGCGGCCGCCTGGGCGACATGTTCGGCAAGCGCCGGATCCTGCTGCTGAGCCTGGCCGCGATGGTGGCGGGCTCGGTGCTGTGTGCGCTGACGGATTCGCTCACGATCGTGGTGGCCGGCCGCGCCCTGCAGGGCCTGGCCATGGGCGCCATTCCGCTGGGGATCAGCATCATGCGCGACCTCCTGCCCCCGGCGCGGGTGGGCCCGGCGATCGCCACCATGAGCGCCACGATGGGGGTGGGCGGTGCGGTCGGCCTGCCGCTGGCCGCCTTCATCGCGCAGAGCGCCAACTGGCAGGTGCTGTTCTGGGCTGCCGCGGCGCTGGGGCTCAGCTGCCTGGCCGCGGTCTGGCTGGTGCTGCCGGAATCCGCCGTGCGCACCCCTGCCAAGTTCGACGGCGTCGGTTCGCTGGGTCTCGCTGTTGGCCTGCTCGCCCTGCTGGTTCCCGTCACCAAGGGCGGCGGGTGGGGGTGGGGCTCCCTGCCCACCCTGGGGATGTTCGCCTTCGCCGCCGTGGCGCTGCTCGCGTGGGGATTCTACGAGTTGCGGATTCCGGCGCCGCTGGTTGATTTGCGCGTCAGCGCCCGGCCGCAGGTGCTGTTCACCAACCTGGCATCCATCATGATCGGCTTTGCCATGTACGGGACGTCGCTGATCTTCCCGCAGCTTCTCATGGCGCCCGCCGCCACGGGTTACGGGCTGGGGCAGTCGATGCTCATGACCGGCCTGGCGCTGGCCCCGGGCGGACTGGTCATGATGGCGCTCTCCCCCGTGTCCGCGCGGCTCTCCGCCCGCCGCGGGCCCAAGACCACGCTGATTCTCGGCGCCCTGGTCATCGCCGCAGGCTACGCCGTGGCGCTGTTCCTGAACGCCGAGATGTGGCAGGTCATTGTCTCCTCGATGGTCATCAGCGCCGGCGTCGGGCTGGCCTTTGCGGCGATGCCCGCCCTCATCATGGGCGCCGTTCCGGTCACCGAAACCGGTGCCGCGAACGGGCTGAACTCGCTCATGCGCGCCATCGGCACCTCCACCTCGGCCGCGGTCATGAGCGTCGTGCTCGCGTCCATGACCATGTCCGTGGGCCCGCTCTCGCTGCCCACGCTGGGCGCGTTCCGGGTCACGTTCACGATCGCCGTCGGCGCCGCGGTCCTGTCCGCCGTGCTAGCCGCATTCATTCCGCGGACAGCAGCGCCGGGCGGCTCCGATCCAAGCATGCGGCCTGCCAAACAGACAGCACCCGCCACTTAG
- a CDS encoding mycothiol transferase, producing the protein METSELLVDAFGRIDGIVSGVLDGLTSAKANWRPGGTGNSITWLLWHLNRAQDEQVAQLAGHASVWSGGGYAAKFGFDLGTSDHGYGHTSAQVDAVRVDSFELLREYHDAVLAQSLDYVRGLSSADLDRVVDRRWNPPVTTGVRLVSILDDCVQHGGQAAYVKGLPHAV; encoded by the coding sequence GATCGACGGAATTGTCTCCGGTGTGCTGGACGGGCTGACGTCCGCGAAGGCGAACTGGCGCCCCGGCGGCACGGGCAATTCGATCACGTGGCTGCTGTGGCACCTGAACCGCGCACAGGACGAGCAGGTTGCCCAGCTTGCGGGGCATGCGTCCGTGTGGTCCGGCGGCGGGTACGCGGCGAAGTTCGGCTTTGACCTGGGCACTTCCGACCACGGCTACGGACATACGTCGGCCCAGGTGGATGCGGTGCGCGTGGATTCGTTTGAGCTGCTGCGCGAATACCATGACGCCGTGCTGGCCCAGAGCCTGGACTATGTGCGCGGGCTGTCCTCCGCCGACTTGGACCGGGTCGTGGACCGGCGATGGAACCCGCCAGTCACGACGGGCGTGCGCCTGGTCAGCATCTTGGACGACTGCGTGCAGCACGGCGGCCAGGCGGCCTACGTCAAGGGCCTGCCACACGCCGTTTGA